The Ornithinimicrobium faecis genome includes a window with the following:
- a CDS encoding YlxR family protein translates to MVQVVPPSERQSGRTVVRTCLGCRQRAEQTALMRVVAGDQHGPGQGWDLIPDPRRRRPGRGAYVHLTPECVTVAIQRGAFGRALRVPGRPDSAALMALLGQQD, encoded by the coding sequence GTGGTGCAGGTTGTTCCGCCGTCCGAGCGCCAGTCGGGTCGCACTGTGGTGCGCACGTGCCTGGGGTGTCGGCAGCGGGCGGAGCAGACCGCACTGATGCGCGTCGTCGCCGGTGACCAGCACGGTCCCGGCCAGGGATGGGACCTGATCCCCGACCCACGACGACGCCGACCGGGGCGGGGTGCTTATGTGCATCTCACACCGGAGTGCGTGACGGTTGCCATCCAGCGCGGTGCGTTCGGACGGGCCCTTCGGGTGCCCGGCCGACCGGACAGCGCAGCACTGATGGCGTTGTTGGGTCAGCAGGACTGA
- the nusA gene encoding transcription termination factor NusA: MDIDIAVLRQLEREREIPLETIVQAIEQALLMAYERVEGHFPNSRVELDRKSGHVTVWAREAGEIDEETGLRGEPGPEFVDTPAGFGRVAAATARQVIVQRMRELEDDAILGDFRAREGDIVSGVIQQSNDPRHVLVDFGTVEGELPTSEQVPGEAYEHGQRLRCFVVGVKRGPRGPQITLSRTHPNLVRRLFALEVPEIADGTVRIEALAREAGHRTKIAVHSTIPGVNAKGACIGPMGQRVRAVMTELQGEKIDIVDFSEDAATFVASALSPSRVQSVTIVDDRARQARVVVPDYQLSLAIGREGQNARLAHKLTGWKIDIRPDTADAEGPGSAPSDVSPSE, encoded by the coding sequence ATGGACATCGATATCGCTGTGCTGCGGCAACTGGAGCGAGAGCGCGAGATCCCGCTCGAGACGATCGTGCAGGCCATCGAGCAGGCGCTGCTCATGGCCTACGAGCGGGTCGAGGGCCACTTCCCAAACTCTCGGGTCGAGTTGGACCGCAAGAGCGGACACGTCACGGTGTGGGCTCGTGAGGCTGGGGAGATCGACGAGGAGACCGGGCTGCGCGGCGAGCCGGGGCCCGAGTTCGTTGACACCCCCGCGGGGTTCGGCCGCGTGGCGGCGGCCACGGCCCGTCAGGTCATCGTGCAACGCATGCGCGAGCTTGAGGACGACGCGATCCTGGGCGACTTCCGTGCCCGCGAGGGCGACATCGTGTCCGGCGTCATCCAGCAGTCCAACGACCCACGGCACGTGCTGGTGGACTTTGGCACCGTCGAGGGCGAGCTGCCGACCTCCGAGCAGGTGCCGGGTGAGGCCTACGAGCACGGGCAGCGGCTGCGCTGCTTCGTGGTGGGCGTCAAGCGCGGTCCGCGTGGCCCCCAGATCACGCTGTCGCGCACGCACCCCAACCTGGTGCGACGGCTGTTTGCCCTCGAGGTGCCCGAGATTGCCGACGGCACGGTGCGGATCGAGGCGCTGGCACGCGAGGCCGGTCACCGGACCAAGATCGCTGTCCACTCCACGATCCCCGGCGTCAACGCCAAGGGCGCCTGCATCGGCCCGATGGGCCAGCGGGTGCGGGCCGTGATGACCGAGCTGCAGGGCGAGAAGATCGACATCGTGGACTTCAGCGAGGACGCTGCCACGTTCGTCGCCTCGGCGCTGTCCCCCTCTCGGGTGCAGTCGGTGACGATCGTGGACGACCGGGCCCGGCAGGCACGCGTCGTGGTGCCGGACTATCAGCTGTCCCTCGCCATCGGCCGGGAGGGGCAGAACGCCCGACTGGCCCACAAGCTGACCGGCTGGAAGATCGACATCCGCCCAGACACTGCGGACGCCGAGGGACCGGGGTCGGCCCCGTCCGACGTGTCTCCGAGCGAGTGA
- the rimP gene encoding ribosome maturation factor RimP: MGQAEQVREAAAAALADSGVVVEDVAVHPAGKRRLVRVGVARDVSDLLAQDLTSAVEPLTLDEVAEASRAVGVGLDDSDAMGSAPYTLEVTSLGVDHPLSTPEQFRRNVGRLLRLRVSESAQGESADTGAETEARLLEAGHNGIRLADAPDNLLPYDRISAAKVQVEFTRPGGKDN, encoded by the coding sequence ATGGGACAGGCCGAGCAGGTTCGGGAGGCGGCAGCAGCCGCGCTCGCGGACAGCGGTGTCGTCGTCGAGGACGTCGCGGTGCACCCCGCTGGCAAACGTCGCCTGGTGCGTGTGGGAGTTGCTCGTGACGTGAGCGACCTGCTCGCGCAGGACCTGACCAGTGCTGTGGAGCCGCTCACCCTCGATGAGGTGGCCGAGGCCAGCCGGGCCGTTGGAGTCGGGCTCGATGACTCCGACGCGATGGGTTCGGCGCCCTACACCCTGGAGGTCACCTCCCTCGGTGTGGACCACCCCCTGAGCACCCCCGAGCAGTTCCGCCGCAATGTCGGCCGTCTGCTGCGGCTGCGCGTGAGTGAGTCCGCCCAGGGTGAGAGTGCCGACACTGGCGCCGAGACCGAGGCGAGGCTCCTCGAGGCCGGACACAACGGCATACGGCTGGCTGACGCCCCCGACAATCTGCTGCCCTATGACCGCATCAGCGCGGCCAAGGTGCAGGTGGAGTTCACCCGGCCGGGTGGGAAGGACAACTGA